The Funiculus sociatus GB2-C1 genomic sequence CCACCAACAGCAGACAGTCAAATTCACGACAGAGGTCGCCGACTCCTTCCAATGGTTGACGCGCCCCGGTGGATGTCTCAGCATTAACCAAAGCCAGGATAGCAGGGCGATGAGTTTCCAAGGCGCTGCGGAGTTCGTCTAGGGCGAACACCTGTCCCCAAGGCTTGGTAATGGTTCGCACATCGGCACCATAGCGTCCGGCCATATCAACAAGACGGTTGCCGAAGTAACCATTCACACCAATTAGAACCACATCACCCGGTTCAGTAACATTGGCGATAGTTGCTTCCATTGCGGCGGTTCCTGTACCGCTTACTGCAATGGTGAGTGGATTTTCCGTTTGCCAAACATAGCGCAGTAAGGTCTGGATTTCGTCCATCAGTCCCAGGAATGCTGGGTCGAGGTGTCCCACAGGAGGAGTATTCATCGCCTGAAGTACGGCGGGATGGGCATTTGAAGGCCCTGGCCCCAGTAGCAGACGAGTTGGTATTTTTAAAGGGGCGAGTTGCAGCCGAGCCGTGTTGTTAATGGAGGATGTTAGCATTATGTTAGCATTATTTATTCTTGGGTTAATCGAGCGAGCAATAACTTAGAGTTTAAAGTTAGCTGGCTGCAAGTAAGTAGATCAATCTAATTATTTGTAGGATTGCAGGATAGGTAGAGCTTTATCGTTACCCACCAAACCCTTACCAATATTGGGTTTCGCATCCCAGGGGACTCTCACTCGGATGACTGCTGACTATCGGCAAAAATTGCAGCAGCAAGTCGCCAATCTTCCAGCCGTCGGTAGTATCGGTTTATTTACACAAGGACTGGAACTTGTGCAGTTAGCATGGTTAAACGCAGCTAAATGTCATTAATCATCTTTCAAAAATTGAAGCCTTGCCGTTGCTGTAAATTTGGAGTGTTTTGGATTTTAGATATTCTCTGGCTGAATTATCCTGCTTGAGGTAAGCATCCCAGAAAGCAATACTTGCGCTCTGAAGGTAAGTATGAATATCATTTATAGCTTGCATTTCTAATTTGGATATTTCTGTGCTGCGTTTGTAATCATTATAGGAAGAGTGATCAGCATTTTGAATAAGAGTATGATATTTATTGCCTGGAGGCATATATTTAAAAGGTTCCAACCTCCACGATTTAGGTTTTCCTTTTCCTCCTGTTTCCTTAGTTCCACTTACTGTCATTACAGGCGCTTTAATTTCATTCCAAGAGCTTTTAGTTAAACCATAAGTACCACTTCCTTGAGAAGATATCCCTATAAAGGCGCAGGCGCGATCATCTTGAAAAGTGATGTTTGGCTGTTGAGGTATGTCCACTAACGCGCCAGCAATCAATATTGCTGTGTAAGCACCATAGGAATGACCAGAGACACCTATGTGGGAGTAGTCTATTTTTTGGGTTAATGGGGGAATATTGCCTTCTAGTTGCTTGAGGGAGTCGATGAGGAAGGATATGTCGGCAGCGCGATCGCGCCATTGTTGGGGGTCTTTACTGCTGTTCTCAAGTGCCTCACGTCCGCCACTCTGAAACACAGATTTGTCGCTGCCAAAATGAGTTGGATGGATGGAAATATAGCCATGACTAGCCCAAAAGCGCCCCAGGTAGGAAAAGGCATTTTTTGATCCCCCCGAACCATGCGAAAAAATAATGACAGGGAATAATCCTGATGCTTGAGGGTAGTAAATTTTAATCGGCACTTGGCGCAAAGCATTAGCGCTATTAGTGTATCGCTCAAGAATGAAATTATTTATGATTCCAACTGGATTTATGCCCAAAATATGCTTATGCAAGTTCAAGTAAGACACAATAAAACTGGAAAAAATAAATTGTAAATTGTTCTTATTACTCGTGGATTGTTCCGTCGGGCATGACTGCCCCTTCTAGTATGACCTGCTTTAAATCTACAGCTCTCAGGTTAGCATTAGTTAAATTTGATTTACTCAAGTCTGCTCCTTTCAAAATTGCCCCGCTTAAATCGGCTCCCCGAAGATTAGCTCCAGACAAATTAACTCCCAAAAGAATTGCTCCAGATAGCTTAGCACCGCACAGATTAGCTTTTGTTAAGTTAGCTTTTGTTAAATTCGCCCCACTCAAGTCTACAGCCTGTAAATTAGCTTTTTGAAGCGATACATTGGGAGCAATCAAGTATGCTCCTGAAGCCATCGGGTCAAAATCTTGGGGAAAGCGAGTAGCTGGGTTGTAGAGAACTTGCTGTAAGTTGGCTCCGATTAAATTAGCCCCAGTTAGGTCGGCGCGTCTCAGGTCAGCTCCGGTGAGATTAGCGTCGCACAGATTCGCATTTTCCAGCTTAGCCGCTTTAAGATTAGCCCTAGTGAGATTAGTTTTACTTAGGTTGGCTGCACTCAAAGATGCCCCACTCAGGTTAGCATTTGGCAAATCTAGCTGTTGCAAATCAACTCCCACAAGGGAAGTACAAGGAGCAATTAAGAACGCTCCGGCTTGATGTGGCTCAAAATCTTTAGGAAATCGCGTCTGCTGGTTGTAACAAGCTCCAACTAGGTTAGCTGTTGCTAAATCGCTACCACTTAAATCAGCATCAGTCAGATTTGCTTGAGCTAAATCAGTTTTTCGCAAAGAGGCTCCCACCAAGCAGGCGG encodes the following:
- a CDS encoding alpha/beta hydrolase family protein; its protein translation is MHKHILGINPVGIINNFILERYTNSANALRQVPIKIYYPQASGLFPVIIFSHGSGGSKNAFSYLGRFWASHGYISIHPTHFGSDKSVFQSGGREALENSSKDPQQWRDRAADISFLIDSLKQLEGNIPPLTQKIDYSHIGVSGHSYGAYTAILIAGALVDIPQQPNITFQDDRACAFIGISSQGSGTYGLTKSSWNEIKAPVMTVSGTKETGGKGKPKSWRLEPFKYMPPGNKYHTLIQNADHSSYNDYKRSTEISKLEMQAINDIHTYLQSASIAFWDAYLKQDNSAREYLKSKTLQIYSNGKASIFER